In Bosea sp. PAMC 26642, the DNA window CGGGGATCGTGCCACTGCTGCAGGATCGCGATCGCTTTGCAGTGGCGATCGTGGCCGCGCTGAAGTTCCTGCCGGGATGTCCGGATCCTCAGCGAACGCGAGCCCGGATCGTGAGCTTCCTGCTCGATCCAGATCCCAGAGCCCGTCTTGAGATCAGCCGCGTTATGGACGGGCCCGAGGTCAGCGGCCTGGACATCGCCATGTTCTGGGGTACGCAGACGACGTTCCCCCTGTCCCGCGTCAATGCGCTCAGTGCGAAGGTCTCGCTGATCTTCGATCGCCTGACGAACGGGGCATACTCGTCGTCCGAGAGGCTGTGGATGAGCGACAGCATGACGACGCTCGTCTTCATGATGACGTGCTCATCGGCCGAAGCGTGCGCGCCGGCGACGGAGCGGCTCATGTCCCTGGGCTGGGCAGACACCGTCAATCTGATCGATCGAAAAATCAGCGCGGGAATTATTTCATGCGCGAACTTCCCGGCCATGTCCGGCACGGTCTCCAGCACCAGCACTGCCGGAGCCCCAAATGTCGAAGCGCCCAAACCGTCTGATCGAGAGAGTGAAAACCGCCCTTGGCGGCGACAAGGTCACGTCGACAAAGCAGCGGCTGGAGGAGCAGCGCAGCCTGGTCGAACAGCGCCGCAGCGAGCGCGTGCAGGCCGATGAGGCCGTCACTGCGGCCCAGGCCGCCCGCCTCGCTAACATGGAAGCCGACGACGCAACGCTCGATGCGCTCGACGAGGCGATCAAAGCAGCCGAGGTCACAGTACTTCGCACGGCCGATCGCCTGGCTGTTGCCGAACGACGGCTCACGGAAGCCGAGGAACTCGCCAAGGCTGCGGCGGCAGATGCTGCCCATCTCGCGGTCGCAGAGCTGATCGAGAGTGAACGGGGGAACCTGATGTCCCGGTACACAGACGTCTGCCGCTCGATGCTCGATCTGCTCCAAGATATGGCCAAGGTCGATCAGAACCTCGCAGCCATCGCCAACGAGGGCGGCATCGAGGCGCCTCCTTCCATCGAATCGGCCGCACGGATCCGCGAGTGGGCCGCCAGGGAAGAGCTGATCTCCAGCAAGATCGTGACCCTCTGGACCGATCGCAACGGCAACATCGTTTCCCCCCAGCCTTCCAGCAATCAGATCAAGCGCGATGGCGCTGGGCATTACCTTGAGGCGCCGCCGGACGTGCTCAACATGGGCCGAGCCTGGAACAGCAACCACCAGATGGAGATCCGGGAGAAGCGCTTCCGCAAGGAGGTCGTCTTCGAGCGCGATGCGACGTCGACCTACATCGAGCCGTGGGTCACGAAGCTCGCGTTGCCTGGCCTCGGCGCCGGCCACTCGCCGATCTTGAACGCGAGCCCTCATCGTCTCAGCGTTGACGCGATCGAGCAAGCAGTCACCCGGCTGAACGAACAGCTCGCCGAACTCAACAGCAGAACCAGTCCTCGGAACCAGGTCGAGCGCATGACGCCGGTTTCCGACGCCGAGTCGGACGAAGCAGCCTGATCGGCGCTCGGCTGACGAGTGCCCTCCAATAACCGACCCAGGAGATCGACATGAAAAATACGAAGAGCGTCACCCTCAGTGCGCCGATCCTGTTCCACGACAAAAGCATCCGCGAACTGACCTTCGCCGAGCCGAAATGGAAGGACGTCGAAGAGCTCGGCCCGCCTGATCAGTTGATGCGCAGCGGCGATATGCTGAGCGTGACGACTTTCCCGGCCATCGTCAGCCAGTATGCGGAGCGGACGATCCAGCCGCTGGAGAACTTCCCGCTGCTGCTGATGCTGCCCCTCCAGGATGTGTTGCGGGTTCACGAGGCCATCGGCGATTTTTTTCGGGAGGCCCGCGCGGCGAACGCGGGCTCTACCGTCGGATCGCAGTCGAGCTCGTCGTCGAATGCGGCGTCGGCCTGAGCGACATCGCCGACATGACCATGAGCGAGCTCACGGGATGGAAGCTCGCCTTCCTGGAGCACTTCGAACGCAAGGCAGGAAGGAGACCATAGCATGGTCGATATGAGAGCCCGGGCGGTCATCAGCGCCGAAGACCGCACCCAGGGCGTCTTTGAAAAGATCGCCCGTCGGATGGGTCTGATCTCCAAGGCTGCGGCGCAGACGTCATAC includes these proteins:
- a CDS encoding phage tail assembly protein; this translates as MKNTKSVTLSAPILFHDKSIRELTFAEPKWKDVEELGPPDQLMRSGDMLSVTTFPAIVSQYAERTIQPLENFPLLLMLPLQDVLRVHEAIGDFFREARAANAGSTVGSQSSSSSNAASA